Genomic window (Bacteroidota bacterium):
ATATCCCCCTTCAACAATCCGCATTTTTCGGCCGGACCGTCTTTTTTTACTCCTCCGACGCCAAGCCCGTCATTGGCAGATGATGTGAAATCGGGCATGATGCCCAGAGTGACCTTCAGGTTCATGTAGTTATTGGTACGTTCTTTGGGGCCTGATTCCCGGAAAGTCAGATCTTCCTGCCGGTTATCAATTGCCATGATAAGGTCGTAAGCCATTTTGGAAACCATCTCCTGTCCTTCAAAGTTTATGAATTCAACATCATCCTGGGGGGTATGGTAATCGGAATGAACGCCTGTGTTGATGAAAAATACCGGGATATTCTCTGCATAAAATGCAGCATGATCGGAGGGGCCATAGCCTTCCGGAGAATAGGATAAGGCGAGTCCATATCGGTTTTGAAGCTTATTTAGTATCTCTTCCGCTTCTGCTGATGTCCCTGTTCCACCCACCATCACGCTCTTTTTTTCAGGATCAAGCCTTCCGATCATATCGAAATTGATCATAGCCTTTATGGTAGTTTTGTCTACAGGACTATGCTGAACAAAGTATTTTGAGCCCAGGAGTCCCATTTCCTCAGCGCTGAATGCAACAGCGATAACGCTTCTTTTCAGGGATGCGCGGTTAATTTGCAGTTCCTCGGCAATTTCAATGACCCCTGCTACACCGGAGGCATTATCATCGGCCCCGTTGTGCACAGCGCTTGTATCAGGCACCCTGGAACCTGAGCCGGGACCACCCATACCCAGGTGGTCGTAATGAGCGCCAATGACGATATATTCATTTTTCAGGACGGGATCACTCCCTTCTACCATACCCATCACATTAGCTGTTTTAACCTTTACCTGGAGGATGTCGGTTTCTGCTTTCAGATGGTAAGGTATTTCAAAAGACAGT
Coding sequences:
- a CDS encoding M20/M25/M40 family metallo-hydrolase, translating into MNRIIFLITLVFSVLSGFSQNNIQITASELRDHVGYLASDDLAGRKPGTMGDSLSRAYIAEQFHEAGLMPVNGSYFQEFEVVADVILGEDNSLEIQGKSLKVGEDYTPFAFSSGNKLEARVVFAGYGFDFQNDSVSWNDFEGIDVSGKWVMMIRGEPDPNNPYGYGRDRDKVITAKDHGAAGVILVSGKQWDDKDKLVSIYYDRAGASAGIPVIQLKRDMADSLLQSGKRTIEDIENQIISTKQPLSFEIPYHLKAETDILQVKVKTANVMGMVEGSDPVLKNEYIVIGAHYDHLGMGGPGSGSRVPDTSAVHNGADDNASGVAGVIEIAEELQINRASLKRSVIAVAFSAEEMGLLGSKYFVQHSPVDKTTIKAMINFDMIGRLDPEKKSVMVGGTGTSAEAEEILNKLQNRYGLALSYSPEGYGPSDHAAFYAENIPVFFINTGVHSDYHTPQDDVEFINFEGQEMVSKMAYDLIMAIDNRQEDLTFRESGPKERTNNYMNLKVTLGIMPDFTSSANDGLGVGGVKKDGPAEKCGLLKGDIITAIDGNPVGNIYDYMNRLKKLEPGQIITVDVMRNGEKKVLIVQL